GCGGAGGGCTGGACCCGCAGCGGCGAGCCCCGCGTGTTCAACGCCGACAGCCTCTGGGTGTACATCGACGGTGGAGCGGAGGGATATTTAATCTATAATTTCCAGGAGGTCGCCACCGCCGACTACCAGGGCCCGGACGGCCTGCAGGCCGTGGTGGATGTCTACCGCATGGCGAATGAACTGTGCGGCTTCGGCATCTACTCCTCCGAGCGCCCCTACGAGGCCCAGTACAACCAGATCGGCTGCCAGGGCTATTTCACCCGCAACGCCCTCAATTTCTGGCAGGGACCCTACTACGTGAAAGTCACCTCGTTCAAGGAGGGCAACGAGGTGGAGCCGGCCCTGCGCAAGCTGGCCGAGGCCGCCCGGGCCGCCATTCCGGCCAAGGCCGAGATTCCGCCCGAGCTGGATGTGTTCCCGGCCGACAACCTGATCCCCAACACCGTGCGCTACCTGGCCCGCGATGTCCTGGGACAGAGCGACCTGAAAAACGGGTTCACAGCCGAGTACAAGGACGGCGACACCGAGTACAAGCTGTTTTTCATTCTGCACGAAACGGTCGAGGAAGCCCAGAAGAGCTACGAGTCGTACAAGACCTTCATGACCAAGTACGCCAAGGACCTGGAGGACCACAGCGACGAGGAAGTGCCGTGGTTCTCGGCCAAGGACCCCTACTACGAGAAAGTGCTGGTCATGCAGGCCGGCAAGACCATGCTCGGCGCGCTGGGTCTTCAGGATGCCGAGCGGGTGAACGACTATCTGGGGCGCATGCAGCAGAAGCTGGCGGCTCTGGGACGGATCTGACCGGGAGCCAGGATGGAAGAAGAGTATCTGGCCAAGTACGCACCGCAGCCCGAAAAACCGGTCCGTAAACGGCGGTCGTTTTTCGGTGACAGCCCCACCGTACGCTATGGCCTGATTGTCGTGAGCATGACGATGCTTTTCCTGCATTTTTATAAGTCCATGTACGAGGGAAAGCACCTGCGCGGCCCGATCGACGATTTCTTCAGGAAAAAATATTCCAACATGACTGTCCTGTACCCCTCCGGGGGCGAGCGGGCCGCGGACAGCCTGGTGGAGGCTTACGCCCGCAAGGTGGCCGCGGGCCTGGAGAAGAAGTTCTCGACCCGAATCCCGGTCCAGGCCGACCGTGAGGCCAACGACCGCACGCGCAAGCGCAAATCCCTGCTGCTCTACGGTCCGGTGGAGGACAACCGCCTGTTGCGCCACATCCAGGATGACCTGCCGATCCGTTTCCGCGACGGCCGGGTCTGCCGGGGTGACGGGTCAGTGATCGACCGCAGCGACTGGCGGTTGGTGTTTGTCGCTCCCAACCCCTACAACAACACCCAGTACGTGCTGGTCTACACCGCAGCCTCGCCCGAGTTGCTCGTGGGGATAAACTACGTGGGCAACCCGAATTACGTGCCCCACGACTCCACGGACTACGTTCTCGCGGCTGGCGACAGTGTCCTGGCCTCCGGCTTTTTCGACAAGGACAGCACCCGCGGCGCCTGGAGCCTTCCCCACGACGCCCTGGCCACGGTCGGGCGCTGAGGCCCGGGACCGTTGCAGGCAGTCTGTCACCCTCACTCCCTCACCCGGACGGCCCCGATGAAAATGGTCCGCCAGCCGCTTGCCAGCGCCGTGCTGCTCGCGCTGCTCATCGCGGGCTGCGGCGGCAGCGGCAAAGGCCCGGCCGAGGCGGGCGTGTTCCGTTTCCGCATCCCCGGCGACCCGGTTTCCCTCGACCCCATCCACAGCGTGGACCTGGTTTCCCAGACCGTGGTCAACAACCTGTTCGACCCGCTGGTCCGTCTGGATGCAGTCAGCGGCGAGGTGGCGCCCTGCCTGGCACGGAGCTGGGAGCCGCTGGACTCGGCCGGCCTGGCCTACCGTTTCCATCTGCGGACAGATATGCTTTTCCACAATGGACGCGCGGTTAGCGCCCAGGACGTGCGCTACTCGTTCGAGCGTCTGTTAGCTCCGCGCTCGGCCAGCGAGCGACCCTGGGTCCTCACCCCGTTGCTGGGTGCGGAGCGTTTCCGCGCCGGGGCCGCGGACCGGGTCGAGGGAATAGTCCCCGAGGATGACAGCACGCTGGTGCTGCGCCTGGAGCGCCCCTGGGCGCCGTTTCTGGCCCAGCTCACCATGGCCGGGGCGAGTATTGTGCCGCGCGAGGAGGTGGAGCGCCTGGGCGAGGAGCATTTCGGCCAGACCCCCGTGGGCAGCGGGCCGTTCCGTTTCGTGGGCTGGCAGCACGACTCCTGGGTGCGTCTGGAGAGGAACGAGCGCTACGCGCGCGGCGTGCCGGGTATCCGCAGCCTCGAGTTCCCGGTGGCGCCCAGCGTGGCCGTGGCCCTGGAGAAATTCGCCGCCGGCGAGCTGGACCTCCTGGAGCAGATCCCGCCCGGACAGGTGGAGCTGGCCCGGCGGCGGTTCGACGGGCAATTGCATATCTGGCCGGGGCTGTCGGTGCGCTACATCGGGTTCAACCTGTCCCGCGCCCCTTTCCGCGGCAACCGCACCCTGCGGCTGGCTTTCAATTATGCGGTCAACAAGCGGGCGATCACCGAGGTGCTGAGCGAGGGCGTGGACCAAATCTCCACCGGGCCCCTGCCGCCCGGGCTGCCGGGCTGGGACCCGCAGGCCGCGGGCTACCCGTTCAGTCTGGAGCGGGCGCGCGAGTTGCTGGCCGAGGCCGGCTAT
Above is a window of bacterium DNA encoding:
- a CDS encoding ABC transporter substrate-binding protein, which translates into the protein MKMVRQPLASAVLLALLIAGCGGSGKGPAEAGVFRFRIPGDPVSLDPIHSVDLVSQTVVNNLFDPLVRLDAVSGEVAPCLARSWEPLDSAGLAYRFHLRTDMLFHNGRAVSAQDVRYSFERLLAPRSASERPWVLTPLLGAERFRAGAADRVEGIVPEDDSTLVLRLERPWAPFLAQLTMAGASIVPREEVERLGEEHFGQTPVGSGPFRFVGWQHDSWVRLERNERYARGVPGIRSLEFPVAPSVAVALEKFAAGELDLLEQIPPGQVELARRRFDGQLHIWPGLSVRYIGFNLSRAPFRGNRTLRLAFNYAVNKRAITEVLSEGVDQISTGPLPPGLPGWDPQAAGYPFSLERARELLAEAGYPGGCGLPELTLLYNNDPQDRRVCEFVQACLAELGVNVRLKSLEWAAFLAAIRAGESDLFRGSWIGDFPDAHNFLFTLFHSSNWGDAGNYTRYADSGVDSLLTLALRVTDPAQRAGLYREAERRIVADVPWIFTYHPGQVALVGPRWSGLTYPLVGIWAAELWRLQPVAPAAEGGAAQ